Proteins from one Gibbsiella quercinecans genomic window:
- the sseA gene encoding 3-mercaptopyruvate sulfurtransferase codes for MKSPFLVTPQWLAQHINDEDLAIVDVRMSPPGLQPKRDIQAEFEHGHLPGAVYFDIDDVADKNTDLPHMLPSADAFSQAAGALGISDKHTIVVYDEGNQFSAPRGWWTFRNFGAKNVYVLDEGLNGWLALGHALETGNASRPAATFTARFNADAVASMRQVELALEGQAQILDARAAPRFNAEAPEPRPGLHRGHIPGSINIPFGELLENGQFKTLPALEKTFTDKGVDLNGPIITSCGSGVTAAVLAFGLLSLGATQVKLYDGSWAQWGALDGHQPIEPQPA; via the coding sequence ATGAAATCACCTTTTCTGGTCACCCCGCAATGGCTGGCCCAGCACATCAACGATGAAGATCTGGCCATTGTCGATGTGAGAATGTCCCCACCCGGCCTGCAGCCCAAAAGAGACATTCAGGCCGAGTTTGAGCACGGGCACCTACCTGGCGCCGTGTACTTCGATATTGACGACGTCGCGGATAAAAATACGGATCTGCCGCACATGCTGCCTTCGGCCGACGCCTTTAGCCAGGCCGCCGGTGCGCTGGGCATCAGCGATAAGCACACCATTGTGGTCTATGACGAGGGCAACCAGTTCTCTGCCCCGCGCGGCTGGTGGACGTTCCGTAACTTCGGCGCGAAAAACGTTTACGTACTGGACGAAGGCCTGAACGGCTGGCTGGCGTTGGGCCATGCGCTTGAAACCGGCAACGCCAGCCGCCCGGCAGCCACCTTTACCGCCCGCTTCAATGCCGATGCGGTCGCCAGTATGCGGCAGGTCGAGCTGGCGCTGGAGGGGCAGGCGCAAATACTCGACGCGCGCGCCGCGCCGCGTTTCAATGCCGAAGCGCCAGAGCCGCGCCCCGGCCTGCACCGTGGGCATATCCCCGGCAGCATCAATATCCCGTTCGGCGAACTGCTGGAAAATGGCCAATTCAAAACGCTGCCCGCGCTGGAAAAAACCTTCACGGATAAAGGGGTCGATCTTAACGGGCCGATCATCACCAGCTGCGGCTCCGGCGTAACCGCCGCGGTGTTGGCGTTCGGCCTGCTGTCGTTGGGCGCCACGCAGGTAAAACTGTATGACGGCTCATGGGCGCAGTGGGGCGCGCTCGACGGCCACCAGCCGATCGAACCGCAACCGGCCTAG